GCATCCCAACCACGAGCGATGGAGACGGAGCTTCCGGCGGTTAACTTGCCCCTCGTCCCGTTTTTCGTGGCGAGGGGCTTTGCGTGTGGGGGCGTCCCCCCGAGGGGGACGCATGGCGTCCGATCTGGACGAGACGTTTGAGGAGGATGAGAATTGATGAAACGAGGACGTATTGTGCTGTTGGCGCTTCTGATTGTGGGCGTTTCGGCGGCGGCCTTCGCTCACGAGCTGGTGATGAAGCCGCAGAGGATGACGGCCGAGAAGGGCGAGACCCTGATGGTCGAGATCCATTCGGGGCATAAGTTCATCGTCCCCGAGGAGGTCGAGAGCGTCGAGCGCATCAAGGCGGGTCTCTTCAAGGACGGCAAGCTCCAGGAGGCCGAGCTGAAGCCCAACGAGAAGAACCTCTGCATCGACTTCGCGGTGCCCGTCGCGGACGAGGGGGCCATGGTGATCCTGGCCAACAAGGACGGCGGCGTCTGGTGCAACACGAACGAGGGTGGGAAGTCCGGGACCCGCAAGGACCTCGAGGCGAAGGGGCTCAAGGTCATGAAGGCCACCAAGAACGACAAGTACGTCAAGGCCATCGTCAACGCCTCGAAGGACGACAAGAACTTCGCCGTGGAGACGGGGCAGGCCCTCGAGCTCATCCCGATGACCAATCCCGCGGACGCCAAGGTCGGGGAGTACTTCGACGTGA
The sequence above is drawn from the Fretibacterium sp. OH1220_COT-178 genome and encodes:
- a CDS encoding DUF4198 domain-containing protein; this encodes MKRGRIVLLALLIVGVSAAAFAHELVMKPQRMTAEKGETLMVEIHSGHKFIVPEEVESVERIKAGLFKDGKLQEAELKPNEKNLCIDFAVPVADEGAMVILANKDGGVWCNTNEGGKSGTRKDLEAKGLKVMKATKNDKYVKAIVNASKDDKNFAVETGQALELIPMTNPADAKVGEYFDVKILINGKPYSGPVLASYDGFAPEYEETYAYASQALQGVAHIKITAPGLWGVRAMKTDLPGKEGEYDSVTIKSFLIFEVK